From Nomascus leucogenys isolate Asia unplaced genomic scaffold, Asia_NLE_v1 001341F_40917_qpd_obj, whole genome shotgun sequence, the proteins below share one genomic window:
- the LOC100586151 gene encoding spermatogenesis-associated protein 31A1-like: MENLPFPLKLLSASSLNAPSPTPWVLDILLTLVFALGLFFLLLPYFSYLRCDDPPSPSPGKRKRHLVSPRHRVSQCPVRWRGRPRGRMKNHSLRACRQCPRGLEETWDLLSHLQSLLEPHLDKGGLSQLSGPDLPGEVGRRAPDGASRSSHEPIEDAAPILSPVASPDPRAKHPQDLASTPSPGPRTTSVSSLSASQPPEPSLPLEQPSPEPPALFPHPPHTPDPLACSPPPLKGFPAPPLRGSTLMTPSPEGALPLGTVPQSLSPHGDLAASVPAIAGLDSSVSRVSASSWWQETTRTWCAFNSSVQKDHLSLQRDTTLSPLPFQAQPLSHLGPESQPFISSTPQFRPTPMAQAEAQAHLQSSFPVLSPAFPPLIKNTGVACPASQNKVQALSLPETQHPEWPLLRKQLEGGLALPSRVQKSQDIRSVSTPNLPQESLTSILPENFPVSPELQRQPEQHIKKWIIQHWGNLGRIQESPDLMQLGDESPGTSQAKGKPRPWQSSMSTGESSKEAQKVKFQLEKDPCPHLGQILGQTPQNLSRGMESFPGKVLGATSEESERILRKPLRSDSGSDLLRCTERNRIENLLKAHIGRRLSQTNEGLVPLTVRRSWLAANHAFPVPNTHVKTSNLAAPESGKACVNTAQVLSFLEPCAQQVLGAHIVRLRAKHRWGLPLTVLKPIRCFKLEKVSSLSLTQLAGPSSATCESGAGSKVEVATSLRKPPMASLRKQVLTKASVHMPESLLASSPACEQFPMVPRGMPSWNGHGPLKAPSAGQEGRWPSKPLTYSLTGSTQQSRSLGAQSSKAGETRQAVPQPRVPLGTCRLANLQATSEDVRGFEAPGTSKSSLLPTVSVSQDPRKLCLREEVVSEFEPGMAMKSETQPQVSAAVVLLPDGQASVLPHPSENLASQVPQGHLQSMPTGNMGASLELRDFTAARRSNLGHKEIKNPNCQGSCESQSAMFPSTHKRKNSRNPYEGLEKHENLEKHEQGLEGLRTPQVTPVRKTEDTHQDAGIQLLPSKKQPPSVSHFGENIKKFFQWAFSKKKSKPAPVTAESQKTVKKRSRVYSSSAEAQELMTAVGHILEKKMSPCHAQHASKVNQHKREFQAPVCGVPCNHRHLFYSEHSRMLSYAASSQQTTLKSQGCPNRERQIRDQQPLKSVRCNNEQ; the protein is encoded by the exons ATGGAGAATCTtccctttcctttaaaattactTAGCGCCTCATCACTGAACGCCCCCAGCCCCACACCATGGGTGTTGGATATCCTCCTCACCTTGGTGTTTGCCCTGGGGTTATTCTTCCTATTACTCCCCTACTTCTCTTACCTCCGTTGTGACGACCCCCCCTCACCATCGCCTGGGAAGAGAAAG CGTCATCTTGTCTCCCCACGTCATCGTGTCTCCCAGTGTCCCGTACGGTGGAGGGGGAGGCCCAGAGGCAGGATGAAAAACCACAGTCTGAGAG CTTGTAGACAGTGCCCGAGAGGCCTGGAGGAGACCTGGGACCTGCTTTCACACCTGCAGAG CCTCCTGGAGCCACACCTTGACAAAGGTGGCCTTTCTCAGCTCTCCGGTCCAGACCTCCCAGGTGAGGTGGGCAGAAGAGCACCTGATGGAGCCTCCCGGTCCTCTCATGAGCCTATAGAAGATGCTGCTCCCATTCTCTCCCCGGTAGCTTCCCCGGATCCTCGAGCCAAGCATCCTCAGGATCTGGCCTCCACCCCATCACCAGGCCCAAGGaccacctcagtctcctcccTAAGTGCCTCCCAGCCACCAGAACCTTCCCTTCCCCTAGAACAGCCCTCACCCGAGCCACCTGCACTTTTCCCTCACCCACCACACACGCCTGATCCTCTGGCCTGCTCTCCGCCTCCTCTGAAAGGCTTCCCTGCTCCCCCCCTGCGGGGCTCCACACTGATGACTCCATCCCCTGAGGGGGCACTTCCACTGGGCACCGTCCCTCAAAGCTTGTCTCCACATGGAGATTTGGCGGCTTCTGTCCCAGCCATCGCAGGCCTTGACAGCTCAGTCAGTCGTGTTTCTGCCTCCTCCTGGTGGCAGGAGACTACCAGAACCTGGTGCGCCTTCAACTCATCAGTCCAGAAAGATCATCTTTCCC TTCAAAGGGATACTACACTGTCCCCACTGCCtttccaggcccagcccctgtCCCATCTGGGGCCCGAGTCCCAACCCTTTATTTCATCCACACCCCAATTCCGGCCCACACCTATGGCTCAGGCCGAGGCTCAGGCCCATCTTCAATCCTCTTTCCCTGTCCTATCTCCTGCTTTTCCACCCCTGATTAAGAACACTGGAGTAGCTTGCCCTGCATCGCAGAACAAAGTGCAAGCTCTCTCCCTACCTGAAACTCAGCACCCTGAATGGCCTTTGTTGAGGAAACAACTAGAAGGTGGGTTAGCTTTACCCTCTAGGGTCCAAAAATCTCAGGACATCCGTAGTGTCTCCACTCCTAACCTTCCCCAGGAAAGCTTGACATCCATTCTGCCTGAGAACTTTCCAGTCAGTCCTGAACTCCAGAGACAACCGGAGCAACACATAAAAAAGTGGATCATCCAACACTGGGGCAACCTGGGAAGGATCCAAGAGTCTCCAGATCTGATGCAGCTTGGGGACGAATCGCCAGGGACAAGTCAGGCCAAGGGCAAACCCAGGCCCTGGCAGTCCTCCATGTCCACAGGCGAAAGCAGCAAGGAGGCACAGAAGGTGAAGTTCCAGCTAGAGAAGGACCCGTGCCCACATCTGGGGCAAATTCTGGGGCAGACCCCACAAAATCTATCCAGGGGCATGGAAAGCTTCCCAGGGAAGGTTCTGGGGGCCACCTCTGAGGAGTCGGAAAGGATCTTGAGGAAGCCCTTGAGGAGTGACTCGGGAAGTGATTTACTAAGATGCACAGAGAGGAATCGTATAGAAAACCTCCTGAAAGCCCACATAGGCAGGAGGTTGAGCCAGACCAACGAGGGCTTGGTCCCCCTGACTGTGCGTCGATCCTGGCTTGCTGCAAACCACGCTTTTCCCGTGCCCAACACCCACGTGAAAACCAGCAATCTAGCAGCCCCGGAAAGTGGGAAAGCCTGTGTGAACACAGCCCAGGTGCTTTCCTTCCTCGAGCCGTGTGCTCAGCAGGTGCTGGGAGCCCACATTGTGAGGTTACGGGCCAAACACAGGTGGGGTCTACCCCTCACGGTCCTCAAGCCCATTCGGTGCTTTAAACTGGAAAAGGTTTCATCCTTGTCCCTTACACAGCTTGCCGGTCCCTCCTCAGCCACCTGTGAATCTGGGGCTGGCTCAAAAGTTGAGGTGGCCACGTCCCTTAGAAAGCCACCAATGGCAAGTCTGAGAAAGCAGGTGCTGACCAAAGCATCTGTTCACATGCCAGAGAGTCTTCTGGCCTCCTCACCTGCATGTGAGCAGTTCCCGATGGTCCCACGAGGGATGCCATCTTGGAATGGTCATGGGCCCTTGAAGGCTCCTTCAGCTGGACAGGAGGGCAGGTGGCCATCTAAGCCCCTCACATACAGCCTCACAGGCAGCACCCAGCAGAGCAGGAGCTTAGGAGCCCAATCTTCAAAGGCTGGAGAGACCAGGCAGGCAGTGCCACAACCCAGAGTCCCCTTGGGAACCTGTAGGCTGGCAAACCTCCAAGCCACAAGTGAGGATGTGCGTGGTTTTGAGGCTCCAGGGACCAGCAAAAGCTCTCTACTCCCTACAGTGTCTGTCTCCCAAGATCCAAGAAAGCTGTGCCTTAGGGAGGAGGTTGTTAGTGAATTTGAGCCTGGAATGGCCATGAAGTCAGAGACCCAGCCTCAAGTTTCTGCCGCTGTTGTGCTCCTTCCAGATGGGCAAGCATCTGTTCTGCCCCATCCTTCAGAGAATTTGGCTTCTCAGGTGCCCCAGGGCCATCTCCAGAGCATGCCTACTGGGAACATGGGGGCTTCCCTGGAGCTACGTGACTTCACGGCAGCCAGAAGGAGCAACCTGGGGCACAAGGAGATCAAGAACCCAAACTGTCAAGGCTCATGTGAGAGCCAAAGCGCGATGTTTCCCTCTACTCACAAGAGGAAGAACTCTAGGAATCCCTACGAGGGcttagaaaaacatgaaaacttaGAAAAACATGAACAGGGGCTTGAAGGATTGAGGACTCCTCAAGTTACCCCAGTCAGGAAAACAGAAGACACCCATCAGGATGCAGGCATCCAGCTACTGCCATCCAAGAAACAGCCTCCTTCAGTAAGCCACTTTGGAGAAAACATCAAGAAATTTTTTCAGTGggctttttcaaagaaaaaaagtaagccaGCACCAGTCACTGCTGAGAGTCAAAAAACGGTAAAAAAGAGATCACGTGTGTACAGCAGCAGTGCTGAAGCTCAGGAGCTCATGACAGCAGTTGGACACATACTGGAGAAGAAAATGTCACCTTGCCATGCGCAGCATGCCTCGAAGGTAAATCAGCACAAACGGGAGTTTCAAGCCCCCGTCTGTGGGGTTCCCTGCAACCACAGGCACCTCTTCTACTCAGAACACAGCAGAATGCTGAGCTATGCAGCCAGCAGTCAACAAACCACTCTCAAGAGCCAGGGTTGTCCCAACAGAGAGAGGCAAATCAGAGATCAGCAGCCCTTGAAAAGTGTCCGGTGCAACAATGAACAATGA